A genome region from candidate division KSB1 bacterium includes the following:
- a CDS encoding family 43 glycosylhydrolase, translating into MKIISLFVVIGLTSYAFSDYPIVSHRHLADPGALVYNGRVYIYCSNDDDNTEDDGYQMHSIVCVSSSDLKNWTDHGVVFQVPEHASWAQNSWAPSPAERDGKFYLYFGNGGNGIGVAVSDRPTGPFIDPIGQRLVSTSTPGVLPAENMWLFDPMTFIDDDGQAYMYFGGNGEDNLRVIKLNNDLISVDGAATRFHVPYFFEAAWMHKQNGAYYFSYCTNPGNGMRIDYMTSDNPISGFTYGGVLSNQPPYNNNNNHQAIFEFEGEWYQAYHNRIVAQQAGIPATYKRNLALDQFSHNEDGTIETLVNTVDGVEQVGHVNPYERMEAETMDDQNGIETEVCSAGGMNVTSIEDGDWIKVRGVDFGATGPAAFTAGIASDLKIGDLTGGSIEIRLDDKAGPLIGTVPVSYTGGPDSWKTETIAVDEVTGMHDVCFVFKGENVESLFNFDYWQYTPKTDEHTLLAVNAVVQDSKIDTVDGYNNTNITVNAMYTDGSAENITTETFFTFDPENIISISDSVVTGLSYGAVTVIAAYRDMSDRVKVVVKNRESELAVSRIYTDESDIGLFSGTTMSIQVWAEFNDEHVEDVTEKATYDNPKPEIVSVEKGVITALNEGEVDITLSYQGQIGDAKSTTVHVTVSAGSAVWLEPECAQVGENWEILNDDQASNGHYVAVQPGTESLDRAPSGSENLIVIPFTLTASGNFSIYARLNCPTYDDDSFWLKLDNSAFEMYNGLVTSGWEWIKLDEYRLRGGEHTLTLGYREDGANLDKICISNYDQVPEGIGGKADNLCSPSGVENSSKLPECSLLEQNYPNPFNPETSIQFFLASRQYVMLSVYNILGHKVVTLINEERQAGTYTIPFDASELSTGTYFYRLTAGKFADTKKFILVK; encoded by the coding sequence ATGAAAATAATTTCACTGTTTGTTGTAATTGGATTAACGAGTTATGCATTCTCCGATTATCCGATCGTATCGCACAGACATCTGGCAGATCCCGGCGCGCTGGTGTACAACGGGCGGGTTTATATTTACTGTTCGAATGATGACGATAATACCGAAGACGACGGATATCAAATGCATTCTATCGTGTGTGTATCAAGCAGTGATTTGAAAAACTGGACCGATCATGGTGTTGTTTTTCAGGTCCCTGAACATGCGTCCTGGGCGCAAAACAGCTGGGCGCCTTCGCCTGCTGAACGTGACGGCAAGTTTTATCTTTACTTTGGCAATGGCGGCAACGGAATAGGCGTTGCGGTTTCAGATCGTCCAACCGGTCCGTTTATCGATCCCATTGGACAACGACTGGTCAGTACAAGTACTCCCGGTGTGTTACCGGCTGAGAATATGTGGTTATTTGATCCCATGACATTTATTGATGACGATGGCCAGGCCTATATGTATTTTGGCGGTAACGGCGAGGATAATTTGCGCGTGATCAAATTGAACAATGATTTGATTAGTGTGGACGGGGCCGCAACCCGTTTCCATGTGCCCTATTTTTTTGAGGCGGCCTGGATGCACAAGCAAAATGGCGCTTATTATTTTTCTTACTGTACCAATCCGGGTAACGGGATGCGGATTGACTATATGACAAGCGACAATCCCATATCAGGATTCACCTACGGAGGCGTGCTCTCCAATCAGCCTCCCTATAATAACAACAATAACCATCAGGCTATATTCGAATTCGAGGGCGAGTGGTATCAGGCCTATCATAACCGGATTGTGGCTCAACAGGCTGGAATTCCCGCTACCTATAAACGCAACCTCGCACTGGATCAATTCAGCCATAATGAGGATGGTACGATCGAAACCTTGGTGAATACGGTGGACGGCGTTGAACAAGTCGGCCATGTCAATCCTTATGAACGGATGGAAGCAGAAACCATGGACGACCAAAACGGGATTGAAACCGAGGTCTGCAGTGCAGGCGGTATGAACGTGACGAGCATCGAAGACGGCGACTGGATCAAGGTTCGCGGCGTTGATTTCGGCGCGACCGGCCCGGCCGCTTTTACCGCCGGCATCGCAAGTGATCTGAAAATCGGCGATTTGACAGGCGGATCGATAGAAATTCGACTGGACGACAAAGCCGGACCGCTTATCGGAACTGTCCCCGTTTCGTACACCGGCGGACCGGATAGCTGGAAAACAGAAACGATTGCTGTGGATGAGGTGACGGGTATGCACGATGTCTGTTTTGTGTTTAAAGGTGAAAACGTCGAAAGTTTGTTCAACTTTGATTATTGGCAGTACACCCCGAAAACAGATGAACATACTCTTTTGGCGGTCAATGCGGTTGTTCAGGATTCTAAAATTGATACGGTTGACGGATACAACAACACGAATATCACAGTCAACGCTATGTACACCGATGGAAGCGCCGAAAATATTACCACAGAAACTTTTTTCACGTTCGATCCGGAAAACATTATATCAATCTCGGACAGTGTGGTGACCGGCCTTTCCTATGGCGCTGTGACGGTCATCGCCGCTTATAGGGATATGTCGGACCGTGTCAAGGTTGTTGTGAAGAACAGAGAAAGTGAGCTTGCAGTCTCCCGTATTTATACAGATGAAAGCGATATTGGATTATTTTCCGGGACGACAATGTCAATACAAGTTTGGGCGGAATTTAACGATGAACACGTTGAAGATGTGACCGAAAAAGCAACCTATGATAATCCCAAACCTGAAATTGTAAGCGTAGAAAAAGGCGTGATTACCGCGTTGAACGAGGGTGAGGTGGACATTACCCTAAGCTATCAGGGACAAATCGGTGACGCAAAATCAACAACGGTTCATGTCACGGTCAGTGCGGGGTCGGCTGTGTGGCTGGAACCGGAATGCGCGCAAGTCGGAGAGAATTGGGAGATTCTGAATGATGACCAGGCTTCCAATGGTCATTACGTCGCTGTTCAACCGGGTACGGAAAGTCTGGATCGCGCGCCTTCAGGCAGCGAGAATCTTATTGTCATTCCCTTTACTTTGACGGCAAGTGGCAATTTTTCTATTTATGCGCGTTTAAATTGCCCGACCTATGACGATGACTCGTTTTGGCTCAAACTGGACAATTCAGCATTTGAAATGTATAACGGGTTGGTGACCAGCGGCTGGGAATGGATCAAATTGGATGAGTATAGGTTAAGGGGTGGTGAGCACACCCTGACCCTAGGCTATCGTGAAGACGGCGCCAACCTGGATAAAATATGTATCTCGAACTATGACCAGGTCCCGGAAGGAATCGGCGGAAAAGCTGATAATCTGTGTAGCCCGTCAGGAGTGGAAAACAGCTCGAAACTGCCGGAGTGTTCTCTATTGGAACAAAACTATCCGAATCCATTTAATCCGGAAACGAGTATTCAGTTTTTCCTGGCAAGCCGTCAATATGTTATGTTAAGCGTTTATAATATTCTCGGTCATAAAGTGGTAACCCTGATCAATGAAGAAAGACAGGCAGGCACCTATACAATTCCATTTGATGCCTCTGAACTTTCAACCGGGACCTATTTTTATCGGCTGACAGCGGGAAAATTTGCTGATACTAAAAAATTTATTCTGGTTAAATAG
- a CDS encoding FlgD immunoglobulin-like domain containing protein — translation MFTQLFKRNRVTFNVNGSTDGSLTCQPVKYFILIQILLFSGVYSETITINGKISSNRIPIRNASVTFIDMADTTKKISALTDNSGRYRIDIVISNVSEAENIPETFELSQNYPKSISSSTAILYQLNVQSDVTITIYDVLGRRVRRFVTGAKQVGAHHIVWDGRDEFGNRVANGVYFYKIQSDKGSIVKKMTLDPSGSHSVVLSQNFHPALRKTHLVDANAFAIRVENTPATSPLLVPEEMEPVTIQNDTTINFYVEYTPLATFDFDSLHQIIQGYGAASPWYLPTATDSEIESAFGMDVGQIGLSIYRITVEADSNLWAKWIPSTRKAQDMGAKIIAAPWYAPDHLTEYRDGETRIKLDKYAEYADHLNSFVKFMEKNGVSIYGLSVQNEPEMGDWTNWSPQEMFTFMRDYAGAIKGTYVMSPEVSNFGRSYSDLILNDSTACANTDIICGHIYGGGLFEYPLAKEKGKEVWMTEYLMGENNSGNNMYWAMELAHNITNVMQADMSAYVWWTMIRYYGPIGDGNRAANPQDPMEYYPAKGEVTKKGYVLSQFSRFIHPGFFRVEGDLAPVLRDVDVTAYKHPASSKMVIVAVNSASSEKENAFRFNNNIITTTFTPYTTSENKNCEQGNPVDVKDGLFKYTLEPQSITTFVLQ, via the coding sequence ATGTTCACTCAGCTTTTCAAGCGAAATCGGGTTACCTTTAATGTAAATGGATCAACTGATGGCTCTTTAACCTGTCAACCTGTAAAGTATTTTATTCTCATTCAGATATTGCTGTTTTCCGGGGTGTACAGCGAAACCATTACAATCAACGGAAAAATATCTTCAAACCGGATTCCCATACGCAATGCCTCTGTCACATTTATTGACATGGCAGACACCACGAAAAAAATATCGGCTTTAACAGATAATTCAGGCCGATACCGGATTGATATCGTCATATCGAATGTATCGGAAGCCGAGAATATCCCGGAAACATTCGAGTTATCACAAAACTATCCCAAATCCATTTCTTCTTCAACGGCGATATTGTATCAGTTAAATGTGCAATCTGATGTAACAATCACAATTTATGATGTACTTGGCAGAAGAGTCCGCAGATTTGTAACTGGAGCAAAGCAAGTCGGCGCACATCACATCGTCTGGGATGGCCGGGATGAGTTTGGCAATCGAGTGGCGAACGGGGTTTATTTTTACAAGATTCAATCTGATAAAGGGTCGATTGTCAAAAAGATGACCCTGGATCCGAGTGGGAGTCATTCTGTTGTTCTCTCGCAAAATTTTCATCCCGCATTGAGGAAAACACATCTGGTAGACGCGAATGCCTTTGCAATCAGGGTTGAGAACACGCCAGCAACTTCGCCTTTGCTGGTTCCCGAAGAGATGGAGCCTGTGACCATTCAAAATGATACGACTATAAATTTTTATGTCGAATATACACCCCTGGCAACATTTGATTTTGATAGCCTCCATCAAATTATTCAAGGATATGGGGCTGCGAGTCCATGGTATTTGCCGACAGCGACCGACTCTGAGATTGAAAGCGCTTTTGGGATGGATGTAGGGCAGATCGGACTTTCGATTTACAGGATAACGGTTGAAGCGGATAGTAATCTATGGGCCAAATGGATTCCTTCTACAAGGAAAGCCCAGGACATGGGAGCAAAAATTATTGCCGCACCCTGGTACGCCCCGGACCATCTGACTGAATACAGAGACGGTGAAACACGAATCAAGCTGGATAAATATGCCGAGTATGCCGACCATCTAAATTCTTTTGTAAAATTTATGGAAAAAAATGGCGTATCTATTTATGGATTATCTGTTCAGAATGAACCAGAAATGGGGGATTGGACAAACTGGTCTCCACAGGAAATGTTTACGTTCATGCGCGATTATGCCGGTGCAATAAAAGGGACCTATGTCATGTCTCCGGAGGTTTCCAACTTTGGTCGCTCATATTCTGATCTCATTCTGAATGATTCGACTGCCTGTGCGAATACAGATATTATCTGTGGACATATTTACGGCGGCGGTTTATTCGAATATCCGCTAGCCAAAGAAAAAGGAAAAGAGGTATGGATGACCGAGTATTTGATGGGTGAAAATAATTCGGGCAATAATATGTATTGGGCTATGGAACTTGCACATAATATCACTAATGTCATGCAGGCTGATATGAGTGCCTATGTATGGTGGACGATGATCAGGTATTACGGTCCTATAGGTGATGGAAACAGAGCCGCGAATCCTCAAGATCCCATGGAATATTATCCGGCGAAAGGAGAGGTGACCAAAAAAGGTTATGTTTTATCACAGTTTTCCAGGTTTATTCATCCCGGCTTTTTTCGGGTTGAGGGTGACCTCGCCCCTGTTTTGCGGGATGTTGATGTGACGGCTTATAAGCACCCGGCATCATCTAAAATGGTTATTGTTGCTGTCAATTCCGCTTCTTCTGAAAAAGAAAATGCGTTCAGGTTCAACAATAATATAATAACAACAACTTTTACACCCTATACAACATCGGAAAACAAGAACTGTGAACAGGGAAATCCGGTGGATGTTAAAGATGGATTATTCAAATATACATTGGAACCGCAAAGTATAACGACGTTTGTCTTACAATAA
- a CDS encoding glycoside hydrolase 43 family protein, with the protein MTSKFVVLMLLILMFSCAHEPAYKTHSDNGDGTYTNPVIPADFPDPDVIRVDDTYYFVSTTMFIFPGVTVLKSQDLVNWEYCSHAVQRFDYSPCYNLDGCNRYGHGQWATSLRYHQGKFYLLFITLDEGGFVCTADRAEGPWAIRKLPRGFYDPGLFFDDDGKIYVAHGYNDIYITEIDSNFVAKDKDVLVYSGDIRKGLEGAHVYKINGYYYLYCTYGGLDGFQVALRSQDIYGPYEQKVVIRDTTHGPNYGIHQGALVQTQTGEWWTMLFADSGPFGRFPSLQPVTWEEGWPMVGVDGKAVVTCRKPDVGREYPATTLPTSDEFDNSELGLQWGWNHNPDSTKWSLTEHPGHLRLETVRVADSLPVARNTLTQRMFAWYSDSVATVGTVKMNFEHMMDGDMAGLAVFQNPYAYVGIYKQDGRHSAVMVNNGKLVESVPIETSCIYLRTEPVHGSGAALYYGGDTVPGTGTARFYYSLDNKTFTQIGNVLHMQFNLSVFTGNKFCLFHFPKIQPGGYVDFDWFRMQPRLFSNLDKE; encoded by the coding sequence ATGACATCAAAATTTGTGGTTCTCATGCTGCTGATTTTGATGTTCAGCTGTGCACATGAACCGGCATACAAAACACACAGCGACAACGGCGACGGAACCTATACCAATCCCGTCATCCCAGCGGATTTCCCGGATCCGGATGTGATCCGTGTGGATGATACCTATTACTTTGTATCAACGACTATGTTTATTTTCCCGGGTGTAACCGTGCTCAAATCGCAGGATCTGGTCAACTGGGAATACTGCAGTCATGCCGTTCAGCGTTTTGATTACAGTCCCTGTTACAATCTGGACGGCTGCAATCGATACGGCCATGGTCAGTGGGCGACGAGTCTGCGCTATCACCAGGGCAAATTCTATTTGCTGTTCATCACTTTGGATGAAGGCGGATTTGTATGCACGGCAGACCGGGCTGAGGGTCCCTGGGCAATCCGGAAATTGCCACGGGGATTCTATGATCCCGGTTTGTTTTTTGATGATGACGGTAAAATCTATGTGGCGCATGGTTATAATGATATTTATATCACCGAAATTGATTCGAATTTTGTTGCCAAAGACAAAGATGTACTGGTGTATAGCGGTGATATACGAAAGGGTTTGGAGGGTGCGCATGTGTATAAAATCAACGGCTATTATTATCTCTACTGTACCTATGGGGGACTGGACGGATTTCAGGTTGCGTTGCGCTCACAGGATATCTACGGGCCCTATGAACAAAAAGTGGTGATTCGCGATACCACGCACGGCCCGAATTACGGCATACATCAGGGCGCCCTGGTGCAGACGCAGACCGGCGAATGGTGGACGATGCTGTTTGCCGATAGCGGCCCGTTTGGACGTTTCCCGTCGCTGCAGCCGGTTACCTGGGAGGAGGGATGGCCGATGGTCGGTGTGGACGGCAAAGCAGTGGTGACCTGCCGAAAGCCGGACGTCGGTCGCGAATACCCGGCCACCACATTGCCCACCTCGGATGAATTTGATAATTCTGAGCTGGGCCTGCAGTGGGGCTGGAACCACAACCCGGATTCGACAAAATGGTCGTTGACGGAACATCCCGGTCATTTGCGTCTCGAAACGGTAAGAGTTGCCGATAGTCTGCCTGTGGCGAGAAATACGCTTACCCAGAGGATGTTTGCCTGGTATTCCGATTCGGTTGCTACTGTGGGGACGGTCAAAATGAATTTTGAGCATATGATGGACGGTGATATGGCCGGATTGGCGGTATTCCAAAATCCTTATGCCTATGTCGGAATTTACAAACAAGACGGACGGCATTCGGCGGTGATGGTTAATAACGGCAAACTCGTTGAATCCGTACCGATTGAAACGTCCTGTATTTACCTGAGAACTGAACCGGTTCACGGGTCAGGCGCCGCTCTGTATTACGGCGGCGATACAGTTCCTGGCACCGGTACGGCAAGATTTTATTACAGTCTGGATAATAAGACGTTTACGCAAATTGGCAATGTGCTGCACATGCAGTTCAATTTATCGGTGTTTACCGGGAATAAATTCTGTCTGTTTCATTTTCCAAAAATACAGCCCGGCGGTTATGTGGATTTTGACTGGTTTCGTATGCAACCGCGTCTTTTTAGCAATTTGGACAAGGAATAG
- a CDS encoding sugar-binding protein has translation MKVAIPISGSLFVFLGGLLTSVLSFHKIKSLFHKEKTSIVLISFLSIVFFIGLGVMVSSTSQPGYAEYITIQQQPNIPMGNAQGYYPGRVVWIHNADATNEELTNQAICDGDGWFKPEHNDQGVVDDMLSKAVKEITGETDIVRAWDKIFKINNAKRGKGDIGYQFDQDEKIFIKVNRTSAWGMGGWNANISDDFTRGQNTYFGTSETSPQLILSLLRHLVNEVGIDQANIYVGDPMKHLYKADLDLWLPEFPDIHVLDHHRTDAGRETVETGDSAIYYSDRGSVLRTGTWTNMGDGDPVYQDYFYKIFEDCEYLINVPTLKGHRRAGVTMFAKNHFGSHTRDGAKHLHMGLVCPDEPGRIPENERYDYGMYRVQVDLMGWEFIRKKALIYLMDALWSAGHEVIQPSKWKTAPFNHDWSSSIFISQDQVAIESVGYDFLRNEYTRERHPDLSYAQMQGADDYLHQAADSANWPEGLISDPENDGTPISSLGVHEHWNNPVDKQYSEISGLDSGIELVTRDASNDTQDDTVLVHHVTDVPVIDGNADDACWRQTDWQEIGQTWMPYDAFVLSDDFNGRYKCIWNSDSNRVYFLVDIKDDVLVDGYEVGDGGYYKYDVLELFVDEDYSGGLHQQGQGAQNSENAFAYHMNVNFPGDGNTTHELVAMDQYEWNQTVNYSDHFPEFAVKQYSHKNIYEFSLKMYSDDFDIDQPEASRVNLTENKMIGFSMAYCDNDDPDESPKTRDHFFGSVTVAHQDSNNHWINADHFGTIMLVDTAQTVAVADRNSQHIISDYSLIQNYPNPFNPVTQIQYTLPKSSQVHIAVYDMTGRKVATLVDETQNAGTHSINWDASGLASGVYFYKMTAGLYSAVKKCTLIK, from the coding sequence ATGAAAGTTGCTATTCCGATCTCCGGTTCATTGTTTGTTTTTCTCGGCGGTCTTTTAACGTCTGTTTTATCATTTCATAAAATAAAATCATTGTTCCATAAAGAAAAAACAAGCATAGTATTAATATCCTTTCTGTCCATAGTTTTCTTTATCGGGTTGGGTGTCATGGTGTCAAGCACAAGTCAGCCCGGTTATGCCGAGTACATCACCATCCAGCAGCAACCCAACATTCCCATGGGAAATGCGCAAGGCTATTATCCCGGACGCGTGGTATGGATACACAATGCCGATGCAACCAATGAGGAACTCACCAATCAAGCCATTTGTGATGGCGACGGCTGGTTCAAGCCTGAGCATAATGATCAGGGGGTGGTCGATGATATGCTGTCAAAAGCGGTAAAAGAAATAACCGGAGAGACCGATATTGTCAGAGCCTGGGACAAGATATTCAAAATCAATAATGCAAAAAGAGGCAAAGGTGACATTGGATATCAATTTGATCAGGATGAAAAAATATTTATCAAAGTGAATCGAACCAGCGCCTGGGGCATGGGCGGCTGGAACGCAAATATTTCAGATGATTTTACGCGGGGACAGAATACGTACTTTGGAACCTCGGAAACATCTCCTCAGCTGATTTTATCTTTGCTGCGGCATTTGGTCAATGAGGTTGGTATTGATCAGGCGAATATCTATGTGGGGGATCCCATGAAACACCTGTACAAGGCGGATTTGGATCTTTGGCTACCCGAGTTTCCGGATATTCATGTTCTGGATCATCATCGAACCGATGCCGGACGGGAGACCGTTGAAACAGGAGATTCTGCTATTTATTATTCGGACCGCGGATCGGTGCTCAGAACCGGAACCTGGACGAATATGGGGGATGGTGATCCGGTTTATCAGGATTATTTTTACAAGATTTTTGAGGACTGTGAGTATTTAATCAATGTGCCCACACTCAAGGGACATCGGCGAGCCGGTGTAACCATGTTTGCGAAAAATCATTTTGGATCGCATACCCGGGATGGAGCGAAACATCTGCATATGGGGCTGGTGTGTCCTGATGAACCCGGCAGAATACCTGAAAACGAACGCTATGATTATGGCATGTACCGGGTTCAGGTTGATCTGATGGGATGGGAATTTATCCGAAAAAAGGCTTTGATTTATCTGATGGATGCTTTGTGGTCCGCAGGACATGAAGTCATTCAGCCCTCCAAATGGAAAACCGCGCCTTTTAATCATGACTGGAGTTCCTCTATTTTTATTTCCCAGGATCAGGTGGCCATTGAATCGGTGGGATATGATTTTCTCAGAAACGAGTATACCCGGGAACGGCATCCGGACCTGAGCTATGCGCAAATGCAGGGCGCGGATGATTATTTACACCAGGCGGCGGATTCAGCCAACTGGCCGGAAGGTTTAATATCTGATCCGGAAAATGACGGCACTCCCATTTCGTCTCTGGGTGTTCATGAGCACTGGAATAACCCGGTTGATAAACAGTATTCAGAGATATCGGGACTGGATTCGGGGATCGAGCTGGTAACCCGGGATGCCAGCAATGATACCCAGGATGATACGGTACTTGTTCATCATGTGACGGATGTGCCTGTCATCGACGGCAATGCTGACGATGCATGCTGGCGGCAAACAGACTGGCAGGAAATCGGACAAACCTGGATGCCCTATGATGCCTTTGTGCTGTCCGATGATTTTAACGGCCGGTATAAATGTATCTGGAACAGCGACAGCAACCGGGTTTATTTTTTGGTGGACATTAAAGACGATGTCCTTGTGGATGGATATGAGGTCGGAGACGGCGGCTATTACAAATATGATGTTCTGGAACTGTTTGTGGATGAAGACTATTCCGGCGGACTGCATCAACAGGGCCAGGGCGCTCAGAATTCGGAAAATGCGTTTGCCTATCATATGAATGTGAATTTCCCGGGTGATGGAAACACGACACACGAATTGGTTGCGATGGATCAGTATGAATGGAATCAAACTGTAAATTACTCGGATCATTTCCCCGAATTTGCTGTGAAACAGTACAGTCATAAAAACATTTATGAATTTTCACTAAAGATGTACAGCGATGATTTCGATATTGATCAGCCGGAAGCGTCGCGGGTCAATCTGACTGAAAATAAAATGATCGGATTTTCCATGGCCTATTGCGACAATGATGATCCGGACGAGTCTCCCAAAACCCGGGATCATTTTTTCGGGTCGGTGACGGTTGCCCATCAGGATTCGAACAACCACTGGATCAATGCGGATCATTTTGGAACCATCATGCTGGTCGATACAGCGCAGACCGTTGCTGTCGCGGATAGAAACAGTCAACATATCATATCGGATTACAGTTTGATCCAGAATTATCCCAATCCCTTCAATCCGGTGACACAAATACAATACACTTTGCCGAAAAGCTCGCAGGTGCACATTGCGGTTTATGATATGACGGGCCGTAAAGTTGCAACGCTGGTGGATGAAACGCAGAACGCCGGAACTCATTCCATCAACTGGGATGCATCCGGGCTCGCGTCCGGTGTTTATTTTTACAAAATGACAGCCGGACTCTACAGTGCGGTTAAAAAATGTACCTTGATAAAATAA
- a CDS encoding GDSL-type esterase/lipase family protein, with protein sequence MKQNISPYSKSICGSLEFFKIFIIFCLVFLTFGFISCSFAQSIDSVKWVGTWTTSPQLVEQRNNPPSPGLSHNTLRQVVHVSIGGDSLQMRFSNEFSASPVTLKSVHLAVSAGGSAIDTSTNQALTFGGAPEVTMEPGAAVTSDPFRFALQPLSNVTITIFFGETSPDVTGHPGSRTTSYILTGNHVSEPDFEGSVETDHWYVINTLDVLAPDTSYAVAILGNSITDGRGSGTNKQNRWPDELARRLQENPATEHVAVLNAGIGGNAVLRGGLGPTALSRFQRDVINQNGIKWVIIFEGINDIGGSQGADVGHELIEAYQQMIYQAHANGIFAYGATLLPMKDSFYYSEAHEAARQSVNEWIRNSGAFDAVIDLDKALRNPADTLRLKPEADTGDHLHPNETGHRMMAEAVDLALFTGDDTVSFTDKSRSWYFEPECGNVGEEWEIVQDDQASNGTYVTAQAGMESLDQAPDRDTSTLSISFSVDSTDTFSVYARVYCPTFDDDSFWVRMNSAAFQMYNGLVTNGWEWKKTGDYSLTAGQHILTIAYREDGARLDKLCISNSALAPTGMGRDAENLCNPTGVDGSLKNPAGYQLGQNYPNPFNPTTHIEFELPEQSDVKLVLYDVTGRTVATLADGPFSADYHTVTFDASNLATGIYFYKLKTNDFTHVKKLMLIK encoded by the coding sequence ATGAAACAGAACATCAGTCCTTATTCTAAATCGATTTGTGGGTCTCTGGAATTTTTCAAGATATTTATAATATTTTGTCTTGTCTTTTTAACCTTTGGTTTTATTTCCTGTTCTTTTGCCCAATCCATTGATTCTGTAAAATGGGTGGGAACCTGGACCACCTCCCCGCAGCTGGTGGAACAGCGCAACAATCCGCCGTCCCCCGGTTTGAGTCATAACACTTTGCGCCAGGTGGTGCATGTTTCTATCGGCGGAGACAGTCTGCAGATGCGCTTTTCCAATGAATTCAGCGCCAGTCCGGTGACCCTGAAATCGGTGCACCTTGCGGTATCTGCAGGTGGCAGCGCCATTGATACGAGCACGAATCAGGCTTTGACGTTTGGCGGCGCTCCGGAGGTCACCATGGAGCCGGGCGCTGCCGTGACCTCAGATCCGTTCCGGTTCGCATTGCAGCCGTTGAGCAATGTGACCATTACCATATTTTTCGGCGAAACGTCGCCGGATGTGACCGGTCATCCTGGTTCAAGAACCACTTCCTATATTCTCACCGGTAATCATGTGAGCGAGCCTGATTTTGAAGGCTCTGTCGAGACCGATCACTGGTATGTGATCAATACCCTTGACGTGCTGGCACCCGATACGTCCTATGCTGTGGCCATACTTGGAAATTCGATTACCGACGGCCGCGGTTCCGGCACCAACAAACAGAACCGCTGGCCGGATGAGCTGGCCCGACGCCTGCAGGAAAATCCGGCCACCGAACATGTTGCCGTCTTGAACGCGGGAATCGGCGGCAATGCCGTGCTGCGCGGCGGATTGGGACCGACCGCATTGAGCCGCTTTCAGCGTGATGTGATCAATCAGAATGGTATAAAATGGGTGATCATTTTTGAGGGCATTAATGATATCGGTGGATCTCAGGGGGCGGATGTAGGCCATGAACTCATTGAGGCATATCAGCAGATGATCTACCAGGCCCACGCCAACGGCATTTTTGCCTACGGCGCCACTCTGCTGCCGATGAAGGATTCCTTTTATTACAGCGAGGCGCATGAAGCTGCACGGCAGAGCGTGAATGAATGGATCCGGAACAGCGGCGCATTCGATGCCGTGATTGATCTGGACAAAGCCCTGCGCAATCCGGCGGATACGTTGAGGCTCAAGCCCGAGGCGGATACCGGCGATCATCTGCATCCCAATGAAACCGGTCACCGGATGATGGCGGAGGCGGTTGATCTAGCCTTGTTTACAGGCGATGACACCGTGAGTTTTACTGATAAGAGCCGGTCCTGGTATTTTGAGCCTGAATGCGGAAATGTGGGAGAAGAATGGGAGATTGTTCAGGATGATCAGGCGTCCAATGGAACCTATGTCACAGCGCAGGCGGGTATGGAAAGCCTGGACCAGGCGCCGGACCGTGATACAAGTACCCTTTCTATCTCCTTTTCAGTTGATAGCACGGATACATTTTCAGTTTATGCCCGGGTGTATTGTCCCACTTTTGATGATGATTCATTCTGGGTACGAATGAATAGTGCGGCGTTTCAGATGTATAACGGACTGGTGACCAACGGATGGGAATGGAAAAAAACAGGTGATTATTCATTGACCGCGGGGCAACATATCCTGACGATCGCTTATCGCGAAGACGGAGCCAGGCTTGATAAACTATGCATTTCCAATTCTGCGCTTGCTCCGACCGGAATGGGCCGGGACGCTGAAAATCTATGCAATCCGACCGGTGTGGACGGTTCATTAAAGAATCCAGCCGGATATCAATTGGGCCAGAATTATCCGAATCCGTTTAATCCGACAACGCATATTGAATTTGAATTACCAGAACAAAGTGATGTCAAGCTTGTCCTCTATGATGTCACCGGCAGGACTGTGGCGACCCTGGCTGATGGCCCATTTTCAGCGGACTATCATACGGTTACATTTGATGCTTCAAATCTGGCCACCGGAATTTATTTTTATAAACTAAAAACCAACGATTTTACTCATGTTAAAAAACTAATGTTGATAAAATAA